The Desulfonauticus submarinus genome includes the window CTTCATTTTTATTTACTTGTAAAATCAAACCTACTTGCCCTAAATCTGGAGGATCTAACTTTAAAATAATTCTAGCATTACCTTTAGAAATATTTTGTAAAATCCCACTTTCTACTTGGCTCCAAATATGACGCGATAATTTAGAAAAATTTTGTCCTTGCTTTATTTCTATTTTTTTATCTAAACCTTTATTATTAATACCTAATATGTCCAACTTCTCCTGAATCTTTTTTTGAAAATTCTTCTCGCCAGTTTTCTTTAATTTTAAATTTTTAGTATGAGACTGTGTATGACGATAATCTATTAACTCCTTTCCATCTTCTATTTCTGTAGATTTCAAATGAACTTTAGAATCTAAAGTCTGTTCTTGAAAAATCTTAATTTTACTTTTTTTAGATTGGCTATCTTTAGCAGACAGCAATATTTTTATTTCTTTATCTTCTTTTTTGGCATTTATATATTTATCTTTATTTCTCATCTTAACAGATGAACTTTCTAGTTCATCTTTTTTTAAAACAGAAAATATTCTTTTTAAAATTAATATTTTATTATCATCTACATTTTTTAATGTAATTTTTGAAAAATCTAATTTCTTTTGAGCTAAAGAATAAAAAGTTAAAATAAAATTTTTAAATCCGCTCTGATCTAAAGTACCATGAAATGGTTTAAGTTGAATATGTAAAGAATTTTTTATTCCTAATAAAGAAGAAAATGCTTTTAATTCAGCATAAGATAATTTAAATTCATGATTCTTAGGTAGTTTCTCTATCCTTTTAAACACATCCTTCACAAATCTTTTTATTTTACCTTTAGACAAAAGCAAAAACATCTTTTTACTTTCATCATCTGAAAAACCTATTTTTTGCAAAAATCCCAAAATAACTTCTTTATCTAAACGATCTACTTTAGATAAATTTAAAGAAATCTTAATATCTAAACAATGAAGCAACTTTGCCCAAGTTAACTCTCCCTTTTTTACTTTTTCTTCTAACAAAGATAGCTTTTCTTTAGACACCCCATAAGAGGCTAACTCTTCTCTTATCTGGGAAAAATCTTCCTCTTTTATAATTTGAGAAAATTTTTCACAGTTCTCTGCCAACGTAGAGATTTGTTGTGTTCTAGGGGTATTTTGTAGTTGTCCTTTATCCTGTAAGTGACTTTCAAAAAATGTTGTTTTCCCTTGTTCTTCCTGAAAAAGAAGAGAAAAATTTTTTTCTTGATCGGCTTCCAGTATATCTTTACCTTCAAACCACACAGCTTGGTTAGATTGTTGTAAAAGAGGAAAAATTTGCATGGCTTCACTCCTTTTCTCTAAGTTCAAACAAAAACCATTCCTAATACTTTCCCCTATGGTTGGATTAACACACCTCGCTTTAAGAAAAATCATTAGAGAGTTTGGGGGCTGCGCTTTACTTTCTATGGAAATGTGCAGTGCCAAGGCATTACCTTATGAAAATAGGGCAACTTCTCCTTATTTTAAATTCTTTGAAGAAGAAAAATATCAGTTAATATGCCAAATTATAGGAAATAATCCTAAAAAAATGGCTGATGCAGCTAAAAGAATAGAGCAGGAAGGATTATTTGGGATAGATCTCAATTTTGGTTGTTCTGTATCTCATATTTATAAACAACAAGCAGGCGCTTATCTTTTAGAAAATGTTTCTCTTGCCTCTCAAATAATAGAAGCTGTAAAAAAGGCGGTA containing:
- a CDS encoding flagellar hook-length control protein FliK, which gives rise to MQIFPLLQQSNQAVWFEGKDILEADQEKNFSLLFQEEQGKTTFFESHLQDKGQLQNTPRTQQISTLAENCEKFSQIIKEEDFSQIREELASYGVSKEKLSLLEEKVKKGELTWAKLLHCLDIKISLNLSKVDRLDKEVILGFLQKIGFSDDESKKMFLLLSKGKIKRFVKDVFKRIEKLPKNHEFKLSYAELKAFSSLLGIKNSLHIQLKPFHGTLDQSGFKNFILTFYSLAQKKLDFSKITLKNVDDNKILILKRIFSVLKKDELESSSVKMRNKDKYINAKKEDKEIKILLSAKDSQSKKSKIKIFQEQTLDSKVHLKSTEIEDGKELIDYRHTQSHTKNLKLKKTGEKNFQKKIQEKLDILGINNKGLDKKIEIKQGQNFSKLSRHIWSQVESGILQNISKGNARIILKLDPPDLGQVGLILQVNKNEVSLLLKTSHEETGNILNQHIHQLKAHLEQQGFKVQKLEVKANLQESNQFSFAQNGENHQSMKRELFKQRIFLARQNYFTRENLANDVLYREEEEIFSTKGISLFA